The Cinclus cinclus unplaced genomic scaffold, bCinCin1.1 SCAFFOLD_315, whole genome shotgun sequence region aaagtccccccaaaaaaaaatcgccaaaaaatctctaaaaaatccctaaaaatccccaaaaactccCCCAATCCCCCAACCTCCCCAACGCCCCCAAACCCCCAACCCGcccaaccccccccaaacccccaaacccccaaactcccaacccccaaacccccccaaaccccccccattccccccattttccccaaaccccaccatccccccccgcccccccattcccccccacccccccattcccccaacccccccttttcccccatttccccccattccccccaaccccccatttcccccccaacccccccattccccccccattcccccccctttcccctcatttccccccaaccccccccaaacccccgaactgcccccaaccccccccatttccccccatttttccccccaaccccccccatttctccccattccccccaacccccccacccccccatttcccccccattccccccatcccccccaccccccccaccgcccccacccccccattcccccccattcccccccaaccccccatttccccccaaccccccccattccccccatttcccccatttcccccccacccccccattcccccccatttccccccatttcccccccatccccccccattcccccccatttcccccaaccccccatttctccccaaccccccattccccccccatttcccccaaccccccatcccccccatttcccccatttctccccacccccccattcccccccattttccccccattctccccatcccccccacccccccaacccccccttttcccccattccccccccatttcccccaaccccccatttcccccccatttccccccatttccccccatttccccccatttccccccatccccccccattcctccccaccccccccaccgcccccacccccccatttccccccaccccccccattccccccatcccccccattccccccccatttcccccaaccccccattttccccccatttcccccccatttccccccatccccattcccccccaacccccccatttccccccatttccccccattttcccccatccccattcccccccacccccccattccccccccaccccccacccccccccccccccgcggtTACTGACGCTGCCCCCGGGCACTCCGGTGCGGTCCCAGGTGAGGGTGAGTTCGCTGCTCAAGCCCCCCCGAGGCGTTGAGCTGCGCCTCCACCTGCAGCAGGTAACGGCTCCCGCGCCGCGCGTTCCCGAACAGCCGCTCGGTGCCGGGGTCTCCTCAGGGGCCGAGTCTCCCTCTCCTGCTGCGCCCCCCAGCGGCCCACTTCTTCCTgcgggaatttggggagggggcgtCAAAAAACCTgcagagacccctccccaaaattcccatttttttaccccaaactatccgattttttaaaaaaaatttttaaaatgacaaaaaactcCCCAacaaatccctaaaaaatccctaaaaaatccctaaaaaatcccccaaaaatccccaaaaaatctcaaaaaaatccctaaaaaatccccaaaaaatccccaaaaaaaatctctcaaaaaaaatccccaaaaaatcccaaaaatccccaaaaaaatctccaaaaaatccccaaaaaatccccaaaaactcctcaaaaaatccccaaaaaaaatccccacaaactCCCcataaaatcccccaaaaattcccaaaaaatcctcaaaaaaatctccaaaaaatccaaaaaaaatccccaaaaaatccctaaaaaatccctaaaaaaatcctcaaaaaatccccaaaaaatccccaaaaaatccccaaaaaatcccacaaactccccataaaatccccaaaaaattcccaaaaaatcctcaaaaaatccccaaaaaatccctaaaaaatccctaaagaaatccccaaaaaatccccaaaaaaatccccaaaaaatccccagaaacTCCCCatgaaattccaaaaaaatccccaaaaaatccccaaaaaatccccacaaaatccccaaaaaaccccaaaaaaatccccacaaaatccccaaaaaaacccccaaaaaatccctaaaaaatcccaaaaaccccccaaaaatccctaaaaaaatccccacaaaaccccccaaaaatccccataaaaacccccccaaaaacccccccacGAACAAACCCCATTTAAaaacccctcccctccccccatcccccccctcccccacccctcaGGTAACCCCCTCCAGGTGCTCCCCCCGGCGCTCACCAGGTCGGAGGTGTCCGGGTTCCGAGCCAGGCGAGCGATCACGGCCAAGCGCTGGATGCGCGCCCACACCTTGGGACCCGCCGGGGGGGAGGCGGGGCCCAGCAGGGGGTGCAGGTAACCCCGGAAGTGCAGGGACACGGCGGCGTCACCGGGAGGGGTCAGAGTGATGGTGGAGCTGCGGATGATTGACACCTGCGCGGCCCAAAAGGTGcggcccgggggggggggggggggtcagcgTAGGGACAGGGAAACCGGGGGAACAACAACGCCACGACGGCGGAAcacaaagaaacagagaaacaaccGAACACCGAAACAACCGAACACCGAAATAACTGAACACCGAAACaaccaaaacagagaaacaaccAAACACCGAAACAACCGAACACCGAAACAACCGAACACCGAAACAACCGAACACCGAAACaaccaaaacagagaaacaaccGAACACAGAAACAACCGAACACCGAAACAACCAAACACGAAACAACCAAACACCGAAACAACCGACACACAGAAACAACAGAACACAGAAACAACCGAACACAGAAACAACCGAACACCGAAACAACCAAACAGAGAAACAACCGAACACCGAAACAACCAAACACCGAAACAACCGAACACCGAAACAACCAAACACCGAAACAACCAAACACCGAAACAACCGAACACAGAAACAACCGAACACCGAAACAACCGAACACAGAAACAACTGAACACCGAAACAACCAAACAGAGAAACAACCGAACACCGAAACAACCGAACACAGAAACAACAGAACACCGAAACaaccaaaacagagaaacaaccaaacacagaaacaacca contains the following coding sequences:
- the LOC134057648 gene encoding uncharacterized protein LOC134057648, giving the protein PPHSPPTPHFPPTPPIPPISPISPPPPHSPHPPHSPHPPHSPPI